Part of the Brevibacillus brevis genome is shown below.
GGGAAGACGTTCCCCAGCATATCTTGCACCATGAAGCGTCCTACGCGGGTACCGGCGTCGATGGTGGTCAGAATGAAAACGGCCTCGAACAAGATGGCGAAGTGGTACCAGAACGCCATCAGAGCCTTTCCGCCCAACACGCCGGAGAAGATCGTCGCCATCCCGATTGCCAGCGACGGCGCTCCCCCCGTCCGGGAAAGGATGGTCTTTTCCTGAATGTCGTTGGCCAAGGTCGTCAGCTGGTCAGGCGTGACCGTAAAGCCCCAGCTTGAGATGGTCGTGGCGGCAGCAGCTGCGTCTGCGCCGATCACCGCACCCGGCGAGTTGATGGCAAAGTAGATGCCGGGAGTGAGGACGCAAGCCGCAATCATCGCCATGATCGCCACTCCGGACTCCATCAGCATGCCGCCGTAGCCGATCAATGGCGCGTGCGACTCCTTGGTAATCATCTTCGGCGTCGTTCCCGAGGAGACCAGCGCGTGGAATCCGGAAACGGCGCCACATGCGATCGTAATGAACAGGAACGGGAAGAGGTTGCCGGCGAAAGCCGGGCCGGTCCCGTCAATGAACTTGGTCAGTGCCGGCATGTGAAGCGGCGGAAGCGTCAGGATGATGCCTACAGCCAGCACGGCGATCGTGCCGACTTTCAAAAACGAGCTCAAATAGTCGCGCGGCGCGAGCAGCAGCCAAACGGGCAGTACCGAAGCGACAAACCCGTACACGATGATCATCCACGCGAGCTGCACCTTGGAAAACGTAAAAGCTGGGCCCCAGGTAGGGGAATGGGCGACTGCCTGCCCCAGCCAGAGCGACAGGAACAGGAGGGCGAGCCCGATCAGGGAGCCTTCCATGACCCGTCCCGGCCGGATGTAGCGCATGTACAGCCCCATCAGGATCGCGATCGGCAGGGTCATGAAAATCGTGAAGGTCGCCCACGGAGATTCCGCGAGAGCGTTTACAACCACCATCGCCAAAACGGCAATCAAAATAATCATGATCGCAATAATGCCAATCAGAGCCAGCGCTCCGCCGACCGGACCGATCTCTTCCTTGGCGATCTGGCCCAAGGTCTTGCCGTTGCGGCGCATCGAACCGAACAGGATGACAAAGTCCTGGACGGCTCCGCCGATGACGACCCCTACGATAATCCAGAGTGTGCCCGGCAAATAACCCATCTGGGCGGCCAGCGTCGGACCGACGAGCGGCCCCGCACCGGCGATCGCTGCGAAGTGATGCCCGAACAAGATCCATTTGTTCGTAGGCACGAAGTCTTTGCCGTCATTGTTTACTTCGGCAGGCGTCGCCCGATTGTCGTCCAAGCCCATGATTTTCTTTGCAATAAAACGGCTGTAAAAACGATAAGCAACAGCATAAGTGCAAAAAGCGGCAGTCAGCAGCCAGAACGAGTTGACCGATTCTCCTCGCGAAAGGGCCAGGATCCCGAATCCAACGGCGCCCAGTGCGGCAATCGCTCCCCAGATCAGGACTGAGAGTAGCCATTTTTTCATCTGAGTCTCCTCCTTTTCTTTATGTGAACTTCAGGCAAAACGCGCCTTCCTAGAAAGTATCACAGGAGTATCTTCCTCAAAATGGAAATGGGCTGAACCGTACAAAATGAAACACGAACCGCACCATAGCTGGATGAATGTAAGCGGATACATAGCATTCGCTTCCTGTCCTGCCCAATCGTCGATCAGTGCGGCCTGTTCAGAATTCGTTCAACCGATCCAGCATCCAGGAAAAGGGAGATGGACTCTTGCTGTCTGGGACCAAGCGCTCAGGAAGGAGTCCCTCATTTCGTGTCGAAATCACTCAGAATGATGCCCATTCGAAAGGTTTTCCTCATTCTTTGTCTGTTTGTGGTTTCGCTTTTTGCCATTCGCGCGGCGTGGTACAGCCTCATGATGAAACCGGATCCGAGCGTTCCGAAAGCCGTACAGGGCGTGCTCGACCTGCGAAACTGGAGTTTCTCCGAAGATCAGATCACGGTGCTGAACGGGGAGTGGGAGTTTTTCCCCAGCCAGCTCCTCCCATCGAACGTCGTCGACAAAACCGGGCCTGTCCCTCTCGCTACAACCATCCAAGTACCGGGGACATGGAACGAAACGCTGAATCCGAAGAACCATTCGCCGTACGGCTACGGCACCTACCGCTTGCGCGTGCTGGTCACGCCCGATCCTTTGCGCTCCTACGGCATGTACGTTCCGAGCCTTCGCTCCGCGTCGAAGGTGTACGTGAACGGGCAGCTCCTGGCCAGCTCCGGCGAACCGGCCGCGGAGCCTCGGCTGTATTCGGCTCGGACGATCCCGTATTCCCTCATGTTTACCAGTGACCGAAACGAGATCGATATCGAGCTGCAAGTGGCGAATTACGATCATTACCGTGAAGGAGGGATCATTCGCTCGATCAAATTCGGTTCGTATCCCGCCATTGAAAAAGAAAAGTGGTTTTCCATCAGCATGCAAATCATCGTCTGTGCGGTCTTGGCGTTGCACGCCATTTACGCCTGCATCCTGTACGTCATCGGAATGCGTCAAAAGGCGTTTCTTCCTTTTCTGCTGCTCATCGTGAGCGCAATCGTGATGACGCTGGCCGACGATGACAAACTGCTGCTGCAATGGCTGACGTTCGACTATTCCTGGTCTGTCAGGCTGGTATTTTTGGCGTACATCGCCGTCGCCGCCTTCCTGCTGCATTTCGCTAAACAACTACTGCCCGAGGGGGGCAGACGCAAAACAGCGTACCGGGTGGTCACCTGGCTTTGCGTCCTTTCTGCAGGGGGCGTGATTTGTTCGCCAGCTGCCTGGGTCTTGAAGCTCGGCATCATCTACTTCCTCCTGCCGTTTGTGGTTTGCGTGATGCTGCTCATCCGCTCCGTCCGCACGGCGGCCACCGAGGACGAAGACGCCCTGTTCCTCGCCCTGGGTATGACGGGGATCATCACCAATGTGCTCGGTGCTCTTGTCAAAACCCGGTTTTGGCCGGACATGGGCTATTACCCGATCGACCTGATTGTCACGTTCCTGATGTTCGCCTCTTTCTGGTTCAAACGCTATTTCCGCGCCACCGCCCAATCCGTCGAGCTGGCATCCAAGCTGCAAGCGGCCGACAAGGCGAAGGATCTGTTCCTGGCGAATACCTCCCACGAGCTGCGCAATCCGCTCCACGGCATGATCAACATCGCCCAGTCGGTTCTGGAAACACCGGATCGCGACCGCGATTCGAAAGAAAGAGAAAACCTCGAGCTCCTCATATCCGTCGGGAAGCGCATGTCGTTTTTGCTAAACGACCTCTTGGACATGGCACGTCTCCGGGAAAACGGGATCC
Proteins encoded:
- a CDS encoding carbon starvation CstA family protein — protein: MKKWLLSVLIWGAIAALGAVGFGILALSRGESVNSFWLLTAAFCTYAVAYRFYSRFIAKKIMGLDDNRATPAEVNNDGKDFVPTNKWILFGHHFAAIAGAGPLVGPTLAAQMGYLPGTLWIIVGVVIGGAVQDFVILFGSMRRNGKTLGQIAKEEIGPVGGALALIGIIAIMIILIAVLAMVVVNALAESPWATFTIFMTLPIAILMGLYMRYIRPGRVMEGSLIGLALLFLSLWLGQAVAHSPTWGPAFTFSKVQLAWMIIVYGFVASVLPVWLLLAPRDYLSSFLKVGTIAVLAVGIILTLPPLHMPALTKFIDGTGPAFAGNLFPFLFITIACGAVSGFHALVSSGTTPKMITKESHAPLIGYGGMLMESGVAIMAMIAACVLTPGIYFAINSPGAVIGADAAAAATTISSWGFTVTPDQLTTLANDIQEKTILSRTGGAPSLAIGMATIFSGVLGGKALMAFWYHFAILFEAVFILTTIDAGTRVGRFMVQDMLGNVFPKMKETNWLPGNLIGSGLISIGWGYFLLQGVMDPLGGIYTLWPLFGIANQMLAAIAFTVGTTIIFKMGKAAYSWVTLVPMAWLSAATLTAGWQKLFHADPKIGFLSHADAFQKALDAGTLPKGVKTIEAAQKMILNDQIDAAVCAIFMIITIGIILDGLRLWINILRGKQYPLYESPYVKSKGVIIDGKGHHVA